In Musa acuminata AAA Group cultivar baxijiao chromosome BXJ2-8, Cavendish_Baxijiao_AAA, whole genome shotgun sequence, one genomic interval encodes:
- the LOC135620174 gene encoding pentatricopeptide repeat-containing protein At5g47360-like gives MAAFSPFSRRLCSETHLLSSLLSRLLSSTTFAAIDDTASGFWRLLRSNSGHPSLERTLSRSLSNTKLTAPVVESVLRQSSAAATKDDDDRALALRFFVWAGLQPNHYHSAAAYVAACDALHLPRHPYFLSQLLDSYRAAAFPVCVKTFKILLNLCRHGNLPDEALALLRRMPEFNCRPDNSSYNAVLRLLADAGRGGAVAALLEEMTEARLIPDVITYVTAVRGLSASGQIGAARGLHGQMRANGCVPNAIVYSALVDGACACGDLKSAMELLVEMERELEAACAPNVVTYTCLIKCLCDKGQLGDALGILDRMGQRGCSPNLVTIRTLVDGFCAQGHVNGAHELIGRVAGEGAVSTADCYSVLVVCLLRIQDIEGAEKVLGMMLEKGDRPNGLACNSLMRELCERRRFLDTCRVLEMEEKGLVCIDSDVYSRLLLGFCEEGHLNEALRLAAKVVERETPLQADCVDAVVEVLLESGEHALASHIMGLKQP, from the coding sequence ATGGCTGCATTCTCCCCATTTTCTAGACGTCTGTGTTCCGAAACCCACCTCCTTTCCTCCCTCCTCTCTCGTCTCCTCTCCTCCACCACCTTCGCCGCGATCGACGACACTGCTTCTGGTTTCTGGCGCCTCCTCCGCTCCAACTCCGGGCACCCTTCCCTCGAGCGAACGCTCTCCCGCTCCCTCTCCAACACCAAGCTCACCGCCCCCGTCGTGGAATCGGTCCTCCGCCAGTCTTCCGCGGCCGCCACCAAGGATGACGACGACCGAGCGCTGGCGCTCCGCTTCTTCGTCTGGGCCGGCCTCCAACCCAACCATTACCATTCTGCCGCGGCCTACGTTGCCGCGTGCGACGCCCTCCACCTTCCCCGCCACCCCTACTTCCTGTCCCAACTCTTGGATTCCTACCGCGCCGCCGCATTCCCCGTCTGCGTTAAGACTTTCAAAATCCTCCTCAACCTCTGTCGCCACGGCAACCTTCCTGACGAGGCCCTCGCCCTCCTCCGTCGAATGCCGGAGTTCAACTGCCGCCCGGATAACTCCTCTTATAACGCCGTCCTTCGCCTCCTGGCCGATGCTGGCCGTGGCGGAGCTGTGGCAGCTCTCTTGGAAGAGATGACAGAAGCCAGGTTGATCCCAGATGTGATAACTTACGTTACGGCCGTGCGAGGGCTGTCCGCCTCGGGCCAGATTGGAGCCGCCCGCGGCCTCCACGGCCAGATGCGGGCGAACGGGTGCGTGCCCAATGCGATCGTTTACTCGGCTCTGGTCGATGGGGCTTGCGCCTGCGGTGATCTAAAGTCGGCGATGGAGCTTCTGGTTGAGATGGAGCGTGAATTGGAGGCGGCATGTGCACCAAATGTGGTGACCTATACCTGTTTGATCAAATGCCTCTGCGACAAGGGTCAGCTAGGTGACGCATTGGGCATCCTAGACCGGATGgggcagagaggctgttctccaAACCTGGTGACAATTCGGACTCTGGTGGATGGCTTCTGCGCACAGGGGCATGTCAACGGAGCACACGAGCTGATCGGGAGGGTGGCTGGAGAAGGAGCGGTCTCGACGGCAGACTGCTATAGCGTGCTTGTCGTGTGCCTGTTGAGAATTCAGGACATCGAAGGTGCAGAGAAGGTACTTGGGATGATGCTGGAGAAGGGTGATCGACCGAACGGTCTGGCATGCAATTCTTTGATGAGGGAGCTATGTGAACGGAGGCGATTCCTGGACACATGCCGTGTCCTCGAGATGGAGGAGAAGGGGTTGGTCTGCATCGACTCTGATGTCTACTCTCGTCTTCTGCTAGGCTTTTGTGAGGAGGGTCATTTAAACGAGGCTCTGAGGTTGGCAGCAAAGGTTGTCGAGAGGGAGACTCCCTTGCAGGCTGATTGTGTTGATGCTGTCGTCGAGGTGTTATTGGAGTCTGGTGAACATGCCTTGGCATCACATATCATGGGACTGAAACAGCCATAG
- the LOC103995818 gene encoding uncharacterized protein LOC103995818 yields MGLQWVILAGVVAMEAAVAVLLTLPAPRLVKSRIVALASLLLQPGASILPFAAFQFLDLRWKNEHRLMCTFEVCTTEERTRYEKSIFKAQRNVILCVSACLLYWCIFRICKYHKEIRELEEVEKHLKDQ; encoded by the exons ATGGGGCTGCAGTGGGTGATTTTGGCGGGGGTGGTGGCAATGGAGGCCGCGGTCGCGGTGCTGCTGACTCTCCCCGCCCCGCGTCTCGTCAAGTCGCGGATCGTTGCCTTGGCGTCGCTCCTCCTTCAGCCCGGAGCCAGTATCCTCCCTTTCGCGGCCTTCCAGTTCTTAG ATTTGCGTTGGAAGAACGAGCATCGGCTGATGTGTACCTTCGAGGTCTGTACCACCGAAGAGAGGACTCGATACGAGAAATCC ATATTTAAAGCACAGAGAAACGTCATTCTATGTGTCTCAGCATGTCTCCTTTATTG GTGTATCTTTCGTATTTGCAAATACCACAAAGAGATCAGGGAATTGGAAGAAGTTGAGAAGCATCTGAAAGATCAGTAG
- the LOC135620173 gene encoding receptor protein kinase TMK1-like, producing the protein MAGCSLRHLLLVALLLAAAGDARAETDPSDLQAMRVLVAGLGADRSPFLAWSLSADPCAAWAGVSCSDGRVTAIQAGKCDLSGSLSPAVRNLTALVRLELQQNRLAGPLPSLAGLSSLQVLLLHGNRFSSLPDGFFAGLASLQSAFLDDNPLAPWPLPDSLRDAAALVNFSANTAGVSGPLPAFLATAFPALDHLGLAFNRLSGPVPAAFAAAPLRSFWLNNQRGPARLSGGIAFVENMTALEELWLHSNDFSGPLPNLSQLTSLRDLQLRDNRLTGVVPKSLTQLPSLTKVTLTNNLLQGAVPVFPSSVKEVDVDPKDESFCLPSPGACDPRINILLAVAKDLGYPARFAENWKGNDPCGWLGISCNDNGNITVINFQRMGLNGTISPEFGSIASLQKLLLSNNNLTGTIPAKLASLPSLKELDVSNNSLWGQVPSFSKNVLVNTAGNQNIGKIVVGGDAGSASAGQGSNSNPSGSTDSRSRGSGKSSSAVAGAIAGSVIAAVLGIILVGLLVFCHYRRKQQNLGRVQSPNTTVIHPRHSGSDPDIIKITVAGPSVNGGAAASETITSPTTSGTSDVHVLEAGNMVISIQVLRNVTDNFSEENVLGHGGFGTVYKGELHDGTKIAVKRMEAGAMGTKGLNEFKSEIAVLTKVRHRNLVSLLGYCLDGNERLLVYEYMPQGTLSRHLFDWKEGGQKPLEWKRRLSIALDVARGVEYLHSLAQQSFIHRDLKPSNILLGDDMKAKVADFGLVRLAPDGKGCSVETRIAGTFGYLAPEYAVTGRVTTKVDVFSFGVILMEMITGRKALDESQPEESMHLVTWFRRMLLDKEAFRKAAIDPAIDMDEETATSVGTVAELAGHCCAREPHQRPDMGHAVNVLSSLSELWKPCDPDSEESYGIDLDMTLPQALKKWQAFEDRSHIDGATSSFLASLDNTYTSIPTGPPGFADSFTSADGR; encoded by the exons ATGGCCGGCTGCTCCCTTCGCCACCTGCTGCTGGTGGCCCTGCTCCTCGCGGCCGCCGGGGACGCCCGGGCCGAGACTGATCCGAGCGACCTGCAGGCCATGAGGGTCCTCGTCGCCGGCCTGGGCGCCGACCGTTCCCCCTTCCTCGCCTGGTCTCTCTCCGCCGACCCCTGCGCCGCCTGGGCCGGCGTTTCCTGCTCCGACGGCCGCGTCACTGCCATCCAGGCCGGCAAATGCGACCTCTCCGGCTCTCTGTCCCCCGCCGTCCGCAACCTCACCGCCCTCGTCCGCCTCGAGCTCCAGCAGAACCGCCTCGCCGGCCCCCTGCCCTCCCTCGCTGGCCTCTCGTCCCTCCAGGTCCTCCTCCTCCACGGCAACCGCTTCTCCTCCCTCCCGGACGGCTTCTTCGCCGGCCTAGCCTCCCTCCAATCCGCCTTCCTCGACGACAACCCTCTCGCCCCCTGGCCGCTTCCGGACTCCCTCCGTGACGCTGCCGCCCTCGTCAACTTCTCCGCAAACACCGCCGGCGTCTCTGGTCCCCTCCCCGCCTTCCTCGCCACCGCATTTCCCGCCCTCGACCACCTCGGTCTCGCCTTCAACCGGCTCTCCGGCCCCGTCCCAGCCGCCTTCGCCGCCGCCCCGCTCCGCTCCTTCTGGCTCAACAACCAGCGAGGCCCCGCCCGCCTCTCCGGCGGTATAGCGTTCGTCGAGAACATGACCGCACTCGAGGAGCTCTGGCTCCACTCCAACGACTTCTCCGGCCCGTTGCCGAACTTATCCCAGCTCACCAGCCTGCGCGACCTCCAGCTTAGGGACAACCGCCTCACCGGCGTCGTCCCCAAGTCCTTGACCCAGCTCCCGTCGCTGACCAAGGTCACCCTCACCAATAACCTGCTGCAGGGGGCGGTGCCTGTGTTCCCGAGTTCGGTCAAGGAAGTGGATGTAGACCCCAAAGACGAGAGCTTTTGCCTTCCGAGTCCAGGAGCCTGCGATCCCCGCATCAATATCCTGCTCGCCGTCGCTAAAGATCTCGGCTATCCCGCTAGGTTCGCCGAGAACTGGAAGGGCAATGACCCGTGCGGATGGTTGGGGATCAGCTGCAACGACAATGGCAACATCACGGTGATCAACTTCCAGAGGATGGGCCTCAACGGGACGATATCGCCAGAGTTCGGATCGATCGCCTCGTTGCAGAAGCTGCTGCTCTCGAACAACAACCTCACCGGGACCATTCCGGCCAAGCTCGCAAGCTTGCCATCTCTGAAGGAATTGGATGTGTCGAACAACTCGTTATGGGGACAAGTTCCGAGCTTTAGCAAGAATGTGCTGGTGAACACCGCTGGGAACCAGAACATAGGGAAGATTGTGGTCGGTGGTGACGCCGGTTCGGCCTCGGCCGGGCAGGGCAGCAACTCGAATCCAAGCGGGTCGACCGACTCAAGAAGCAGAGGCAGCGGGAAGTCTTCTTCTGCTGTGGCCGGTGCCATTGCAGGCTCGGTGATAGCTGCGGTGCTCGGGATTATCCTCGTCGGGCTGTTGGTTTTCTGCCATTACAGGAGAAAGCAGCAAAATCTCGGCAGAGTTCAGAGTCCGAACACAACCGTGATCCACCCACGGCACTCGGGATCCGATCCGGACATTATCAAGATCACGGTTGCAGGACCGAGCGTCAACGGCGGCGCAGCCGCGAGCGAGACGATTACCAGCCCGACGACCAGTGGCACGAGCGACGTCCATGTCCTCGAGGCCGGGAACATGGTTATCTCGATCCAGGTCCTGAGGAACGTGACCGACAACTTCAGCGAGGAAAACGTGCTGGGCCACGGCGGATTCGGAACGGTGTACAAGGGCGAGCTGCACGACGGCACCAAGATCGCGGTCAAGAGGATGGAGGCAGGCGCGATGGGGACGAAGGGACTGAACGAGTTCAAGTCGGAGATCGCGGTCCTCACGAAGGTCAGGCATCGGAATTTGGTGTCTCTGCTCGGGTACTGCTTGGATGGGAACGAGAGGCtgctggtgtacgagtacatgccGCAGGGGACGCTGAGCCGCCATCTGTTCGACTGGAAGGAAGGAGGACAGAAGCCATTGGAGTGGAAGAGGAGACTAAGCATTGCACTGGATGTGGCGAGAGGGGTGGAGTACTTACACAGCTTGGCGCAGCAGAGCTTCATCCACAGGGATCTGAAGCCGTCCAACATTCTCCTTGGAGACGACATGAAGGCCAAGGTCGCCGACTTCGGACTGGTTCGGCTTGCACCGGACGGGAAAGGGTGTTCCGTCGAGACGAGGATTGCAGGAACTTTTGGTTATCTAGCACCAGAGTATGCGG TGACGGGGCGTGTGACCACAAAGGTTGATGTCTTCAGCTTTGGAGTGATACTGATGGAGATGATCACCGGGAGGAAGGCGCTCGACGAGAGCCAACCGGAGGAGAGCATGCACCTGGTGACATGGTTTCGGAGGATGCTCCTCGACAAGGAGGCGTTCCGAAAGGCTGCCATCGACCCCGCGATCGACATGGACGAGGAGACCGCGACCAGCGTCGGGACCGTAGCGGAGCTCGCCGGCCACTGCTGTGCCAGGGAGCCTCACCAGAGGCCGGACATGGGGCACGCGGTCAACGTGCTCTCTTCGCTCTCAGAGCTTTGGAAGCCTTGTGATCCCGACTCGGAGGAGAGCTACGGGATCGACCTGGATATGACGCTTCCCCAAGCACTGAAGAAATGGCAGGCATTCGAGGACCGAAGCCACATCGACGGAGCCACGAGCTCGTTCCTCGCAAGCTTGGATAACACCTACACCAGCATACCGACGGGGCCGCCGGGCTTCGCCGACTCCTTCACCTCGGCCGATGGAAGATGA